A portion of the Oxynema aestuarii AP17 genome contains these proteins:
- a CDS encoding plasmid replication protein, CyRepA1 family has translation MDTTHNAGTLDPNSEQILDQIINTLELSEGEFALIFARCNFRDFRQQSIRRLQEKSPFPILEIPLENPIADLYNPIARAIAETPAKAVMVYGLEELTEIEAILSATNHAREQFRQNFAFPVIIWVNDEISKQFTRVIKDFKSWGISLNFSMSDDRLLQFLKNRGEKGFKIIIEGGELMSPEEIFSPVEQQEINFAVQELERRRVQWSPELNACLNFMAGWRAYLGGELEQALQDYHKSLSFWQGEAIALTRTQALERQAIAHFYIAACHQRQAQWNEAKQAMQACLDTLQIAGREDLKLKYAVELGAVLQQMQGWDELEAFAHQKLSEHRQHPDPLREARYYGFLAEVAYHRQQWTQGGKWAQSALATVAKIEPSPGMPQAYYLLLIALNLQELKEWEGAIAALEQAREIVGIDTEATTATERRPDFDPELYINRILATLHQLYYQQQEYRKAFAIKQIQQRLGYQYGLLAFIGAGQVQPQLRQRDPSGDLAPTFALSGRQDDVDFLIKDRLSQTSHKLAIVYGPSGVGKSSLLHAGLIPQFHLRPLGGRYGLPVMIRKYDRWTEEKRQEWERQQRIRVQAQKQEQARKIEATDRLEEAFAERDRQYRQYLKSRPLSDRHYQNLKARGLSAEAIELGSFGSSERGGMICPAFWGDKIIGFQWRKDPSGFGQIAGGKYIWSKSPLDSKLPNGEMPITALGTAIDGIGNFSEGILKPDIAQSLRSGLWLGAAGGNFPALITQKAIKDFGIKKAIFWPDGGSRVNAHVKASYRNLKALLDKEGIELQFADWGQWNDKSQPDCDELPEGTAIKLKPAAEFFGPLQEANPKRHEFTDEEKQAWKAQQQRQQWEKCYQFTPDRLIQGDWVDLDPDEILGKITAVRAGMGAGKTTALVKLASAFKGKHKILYLGVSNTLLIQTAEKVKGLHFRSEDDEFFFAPDPLGHHLFCIQSLHRFKPQHLEDAIIVLDEATAIIREFVDGSTLTSRPLAEQRFIESNWHDALQHSKAIVALDGYLGDRHCEYLQTVAPHLELTKIAKPVTPKTPIHFHLGSLVEGDVKAGNFSSILKQIIELATQGKRFAIASDSQKTCEALDETLTAMGILEGYRVDSTTVPEDWMKSILKDPNEAILSNKITRFIYSPSAMSGVDISVPDWFDAQFCIFHGVLSADLLSQMVWRIRDCCERHVWVNPKGLGEGGQYTPRAIERTIRFGLAQNLWDSFGEGHGTFDNWQTQLNSPDCRQAYWERAKANYEKANLRECLRWLLEVNGSEVIEAAVEADPEALAQFKNAKDEIKDREAIGAHEADNIDDDEFTRLKKGCNREDRPKVIRHSIRMSLPEIDLDPQWSPEFIRWYLENRDTRSQAKRWFLFQQQETAKSTTSESWIKREGFRAYQFRSYLGEVRALAELGILEVFKTPKSKDDPEVQAIADRWRKDPQIRARLGGRMPAQNPIRSFNWILGLFGIRLRCAQQQRGKNKKKNLYQIDYSLSETANWKAVARAVARTYADKGLQAANDCTIFVGELYNPVENGTEFNTANSAIDTQPTPESETMADPEPMTEVASDAETWKGKWFTIAPDATNPRPDWGQWVGRADGEPFQNPYRRNEWHVIIRVPDMGTVTVPAHSVEIACTEAVAVSTA, from the coding sequence ATGGACACCACGCACAATGCAGGGACACTCGACCCCAATAGCGAACAAATTCTAGATCAAATTATTAATACTCTAGAGTTATCTGAGGGAGAATTTGCTCTAATTTTTGCGCGCTGCAACTTCAGGGACTTTCGACAGCAATCGATCCGCCGCTTGCAAGAAAAATCTCCTTTTCCTATTCTCGAAATTCCTCTAGAAAACCCGATCGCCGATCTGTACAATCCGATCGCGAGGGCGATCGCCGAAACCCCTGCCAAAGCAGTCATGGTTTATGGATTGGAAGAACTGACAGAAATTGAAGCAATTTTAAGTGCTACCAATCACGCGCGAGAACAGTTTCGGCAAAACTTTGCATTCCCTGTCATTATTTGGGTCAATGACGAAATTTCTAAACAGTTTACTCGGGTCATTAAAGATTTTAAAAGTTGGGGAATTAGTCTCAATTTTTCGATGAGCGACGATCGCCTGCTGCAATTTTTAAAAAATCGAGGAGAAAAAGGGTTTAAAATCATCATTGAAGGCGGGGAATTGATGTCCCCCGAGGAAATTTTTAGTCCCGTCGAACAACAAGAAATCAACTTTGCTGTCCAGGAATTAGAACGGCGCCGGGTGCAATGGTCTCCCGAGTTAAACGCCTGTCTCAATTTTATGGCAGGATGGCGCGCTTATCTGGGGGGAGAACTCGAACAAGCCTTGCAAGACTATCACAAAAGTTTGAGTTTTTGGCAGGGGGAAGCGATCGCCCTCACTCGTACCCAAGCTCTAGAAAGACAGGCGATCGCCCATTTTTATATTGCCGCCTGTCACCAGCGCCAAGCGCAGTGGAACGAAGCCAAACAGGCGATGCAAGCCTGTCTCGACACCCTCCAAATTGCCGGACGGGAAGATTTGAAACTCAAGTATGCCGTCGAACTCGGGGCGGTTTTGCAGCAGATGCAGGGGTGGGACGAGTTAGAAGCCTTCGCCCACCAGAAGTTAAGCGAACATCGCCAACATCCCGACCCGCTTCGGGAAGCCCGATATTACGGCTTTTTAGCAGAAGTAGCCTACCATCGGCAGCAGTGGACACAAGGGGGAAAGTGGGCGCAATCGGCCCTCGCCACCGTGGCCAAAATTGAGCCGTCCCCAGGGATGCCGCAGGCTTACTATTTATTGTTAATTGCGTTAAACTTGCAAGAATTAAAAGAGTGGGAAGGGGCGATCGCCGCTTTAGAACAAGCCCGGGAAATCGTCGGCATCGACACCGAGGCGACAACCGCCACCGAACGACGACCCGACTTCGACCCCGAGCTCTACATCAACCGCATCTTAGCCACCTTGCACCAACTGTACTACCAGCAGCAAGAGTACCGCAAAGCCTTTGCCATCAAGCAAATTCAACAACGCCTCGGTTATCAATACGGCTTGCTGGCATTCATCGGCGCCGGACAAGTGCAACCGCAACTGAGACAACGCGACCCAAGCGGCGACCTCGCCCCCACCTTCGCCCTTTCCGGGCGCCAGGACGATGTCGATTTTTTAATCAAAGATCGCCTCAGCCAAACCTCACATAAACTCGCGATCGTTTACGGACCCTCCGGCGTCGGCAAAAGTTCCCTATTGCACGCCGGACTCATCCCCCAATTCCACCTGCGCCCCCTCGGCGGTCGTTACGGGTTACCCGTGATGATTCGCAAGTACGATCGCTGGACAGAAGAGAAGCGCCAGGAATGGGAACGCCAGCAACGCATCAGGGTACAGGCTCAGAAACAGGAACAAGCCCGCAAGATTGAGGCAACTGATCGCCTAGAGGAGGCTTTTGCAGAACGTGATCGGCAATACCGCCAATACCTAAAATCTCGCCCACTGTCGGATAGACATTATCAAAATTTAAAAGCACGGGGATTGTCCGCAGAGGCGATCGAGCTTGGGTCATTTGGGAGTTCAGAGCGCGGCGGCATGATTTGCCCTGCCTTCTGGGGTGACAAAATTATCGGCTTCCAGTGGAGAAAAGACCCCTCTGGCTTTGGTCAAATCGCAGGCGGTAAGTACATTTGGAGCAAGTCGCCTCTCGACTCGAAGCTGCCAAACGGCGAGATGCCTATCACCGCATTGGGTACGGCAATCGACGGCATAGGCAACTTTTCCGAAGGCATCCTCAAGCCGGATATAGCCCAATCGTTGCGCTCAGGCTTATGGCTCGGTGCAGCCGGGGGGAATTTCCCCGCACTCATCACCCAGAAGGCCATCAAAGATTTTGGGATTAAAAAGGCCATCTTTTGGCCGGATGGGGGGAGCCGGGTTAATGCCCACGTCAAAGCATCTTACCGAAATTTAAAAGCCCTCTTAGATAAGGAAGGGATTGAGCTTCAGTTCGCTGACTGGGGTCAGTGGAACGATAAATCCCAGCCCGACTGCGATGAGTTGCCGGAAGGCACGGCGATCAAGCTCAAGCCCGCAGCCGAATTTTTTGGCCCCCTTCAAGAAGCCAACCCCAAGCGACACGAATTCACGGATGAAGAGAAGCAAGCATGGAAGGCTCAACAGCAGCGACAGCAATGGGAAAAATGCTACCAGTTCACGCCTGATCGCCTAATCCAAGGGGATTGGGTGGATCTAGATCCTGATGAGATTCTAGGGAAGATTACCGCAGTCCGGGCCGGGATGGGCGCGGGCAAAACCACCGCGCTTGTGAAGCTGGCATCAGCATTTAAGGGTAAGCATAAAATCCTTTACCTGGGGGTGTCAAACACTCTTCTGATCCAAACTGCTGAGAAAGTAAAGGGGCTGCACTTCCGCAGTGAGGATGATGAATTCTTCTTTGCACCCGACCCTTTAGGGCATCACCTTTTTTGTATCCAGTCTCTGCACCGCTTCAAGCCTCAGCACTTGGAGGATGCCATCATCGTACTGGATGAAGCCACAGCCATCATTCGAGAATTCGTGGATGGAAGCACCCTCACGTCCCGGCCATTGGCAGAGCAAAGATTTATCGAATCCAATTGGCATGATGCCCTACAGCACAGCAAGGCAATCGTTGCACTTGATGGATACTTGGGCGATCGCCACTGCGAATACCTACAGACAGTTGCACCCCATCTTGAGCTAACCAAAATCGCCAAACCAGTCACCCCCAAGACGCCGATCCATTTTCATCTAGGAAGTCTTGTCGAGGGTGACGTAAAGGCTGGAAACTTTAGCTCAATCCTTAAGCAGATTATCGAACTGGCGACACAGGGGAAACGATTCGCGATTGCGAGTGACTCCCAGAAAACTTGTGAGGCTCTTGACGAAACTCTCACGGCTATGGGCATTTTGGAGGGCTATCGGGTCGATTCGACGACAGTACCCGAGGATTGGATGAAGTCGATCCTAAAAGACCCAAATGAGGCGATATTGTCCAACAAAATCACCCGATTCATTTATTCCCCATCAGCCATGAGTGGGGTGGATATCTCGGTGCCTGATTGGTTTGATGCCCAGTTCTGCATTTTTCATGGGGTGCTTTCTGCTGACCTCCTGAGCCAAATGGTCTGGCGGATTCGTGACTGTTGCGAGCGTCATGTTTGGGTAAATCCTAAAGGATTAGGAGAGGGAGGGCAGTACACCCCCAGGGCGATCGAACGCACAATCCGGTTTGGTCTGGCTCAAAACCTCTGGGATTCCTTCGGGGAGGGGCACGGCACGTTCGACAATTGGCAGACCCAACTCAATTCCCCCGATTGCCGCCAAGCCTACTGGGAGCGGGCTAAGGCTAACTATGAAAAAGCCAATCTGCGAGAATGCTTGCGCTGGCTCTTAGAAGTCAACGGAAGCGAGGTAATTGAGGCAGCAGTTGAAGCCGATCCCGAGGCGCTGGCTCAATTCAAAAATGCCAAAGACGAAATCAAAGACAGGGAGGCGATCGGCGCTCATGAAGCCGACAACATTGACGATGATGAATTTACAAGATTGAAGAAAGGCTGCAACCGTGAGGACCGCCCCAAGGTGATCCGACATTCGATCCGGATGTCGCTCCCAGAAATTGACCTAGACCCGCAATGGTCCCCCGAGTTTATCCGCTGGTACTTGGAAAATAGGGATACCCGATCGCAGGCAAAACGGTGGTTTTTGTTCCAGCAGCAGGAAACCGCCAAATCTACCACCTCCGAATCTTGGATTAAGCGCGAAGGGTTTAGAGCCTATCAATTCCGCTCATATCTGGGGGAGGTGAGGGCTTTGGCTGAATTGGGCATTTTAGAGGTATTCAAAACACCTAAATCTAAAGATGACCCGGAAGTGCAGGCGATCGCTGACCGATGGAGAAAGGATCCGCAGATTCGGGCCCGACTAGGCGGAAGGATGCCCGCGCAGAATCCGATCCGATCCTTCAATTGGATCCTTGGATTATTCGGGATTCGCCTCCGATGTGCCCAACAACAGCGGGGCAAAAACAAAAAGAAAAATCTCTACCAAATCGACTATTCACTCTCGGAGACGGCCAACTGGAAAGCAGTAGCTAGGGCAGTAGCTAGAACGTATGCGGACAAAGGATTACAAGCCGCCAATGACTGTACCATTTTTGTGGGTGAACTATATAATCCAGTAGAAAATGGTACAGAATTTAATACAGCAAACAGCGCTATAGATACCCAACCCACCCCAGAATCCGAAACAATGGCAGACCCCGAACCCATGACTGAAGTCGCCTCCGATGCCGAAACCTGGAAGGGGAAATGGTTTACGATCGCCCCTGACGCCACCAACCCTAGGCCCGACTGGGGGCAGTGGGTAGGCCGTGCTGACGGGGAACCCTTCCAAAATCCTTACAGGCGTAATGAATGGCACGTAATTATCCGAGTGCCGGATATGGGAACGGTTACTGTTCCGGCTCATAGCGTTGAGATCGCCTGTACGGAGGCTGTGGCGGTTTCTACCGCATGA